CCCGTGCGCGCGGCTCAGCGCGCGTCCTACGCGAGGCTCCTGGAGGGCGGTGTGCGCATCTGGGAGTACGAGATGTCGATGCTGCACGCCAAGACGCTGGTCGCGGACGACATGCTCAGCGTCGTGGGCTCCACCAACATGGATCCGCTGGCGCTCAATCACACCGATGAGGGCTCGCTGATGGTGGAGGACCCCGTGCTGGCGGAGGAGCTGGCGGCCTCCTTCGAGCAGGACCTCACGCACTCGGCGGAGGTCCACTGGCAGGGCTGGAAGCGGCGCGGTCTGCTGCAGAAGCTGGGCGAGGAGCTGCCGTGGCTCATCGGCGACTTCCTGTGAGCCGGGGCGGAGCGTCCGTGAGGTGCCCCAGGCTGGGGCCGCCTGCTTGGACGCAGGAGGGGCGTGGTGGGTGGACGGGACACATCGGGCTGGAACGAGCGGCGCGTGCCAGGAGACGGCGGCCTGGACGCGCGGCAGCCGGCCTCGCATGCGGGAGGCGGGCTCCGGGCCGTCATGCTAGAGGGCGGCGCATGAGCACGGACGTGGTGAAGCGGGCGGTCATTCGCGAGGCGCGGCCCGAAGACGACAAGGCGATTGGCGATCTCCTGGTGGACGCCTACATGACGCAGTACGCGAAGAAGCTGCCGGAGGTCGTCTACTCCGAGGAGCGCAAGGCGTTCCTGCGCGACGTGGCCTCGCGCCGCGAGGTGTGCACCATCCTGGTGGCGGAGGTGGACGGCGAGGTCGCGGGCACGGTGGCCCTGTATCCGCCCGGTGCGCCCGGCTCCGAGGCGTGGCTCCCCCAAACGGCGGACCTGCGGGCGCTGGCCACGTCGGTGCGCTTCCACGGTCAGGGACTGGCGCAGCCGCTGCTCGCGGAGACAGAGGTCCTCGCGAAGCGCTGGGGCATGGACGCCATCTCCCTCCATGTGCGCCGGGGCGCGACAGGGGTCGCGCGCATGTACCAGGGGCGCGGCTACCAGCGCACGCCGGCCGGCGACCTCGAGCGCCCGGAAGTGTTCCTGGAAGCCTTCGTGCTGCCCTTGAAGTGACGCGTGTCAGGCGGGGACGCGTTCCCGCGTAGTGGGGGCATCCCGTCCGATGCCAGAGGGTCCGCGAAGGCTCGCGTGACCCGGGCGCCGGACGGGGTCGCGCGCGGGAGTGACAGCGTGCGTCCTGCCCCGAAAGGGGCGCCGACCCTCCACCCGGTGTCCCCACCATGAAGATTCCCATCCCCGAGCAATCGCTCGTGCTGCTCATCGGCCCGTCCGGCGCCGGCAAGTCCACCCTCGCGCGCGCGCACTTTCCACCCGAGGACGTGCGGTCCGGGGCCAGCAATGACCCCGCCCTGTTCGAGGACGTCGCGCGAAGGCTGGCGCGAGGCGCGTGCACCGTCATCGACGGTGTTCCCCTGAGCGCCGAGTCGCGCAGGCGGTATGTGACCCTGGCGCGTGAACACCACGTGCCCCTGGTGGCGGTGGTGCTGGACACGCCGGAGGCGCTCTGTCTGGAGCGAAACCGGTCCCGCGCCGGAGCGGCTTCGTCACCTCGCGCCCTGCGCAACCAGGTGCAGCAGCTCCAGAGCGCGCTGAAGGGGCTGGCGAAGGAAGGCCTCCGGCACGTGCACGTGCTCACGCCGGAGGCCGTGGACACGGTGGCGTTCGAGCGTCGGCCGGTGCCCGGCCACCTCCACGACGAGCGCGGCCCCTTCGACATCATCGGCGACATCCACGGGTGCTTCGACGAGCTGAAGGACCTGCTGACGAAGCTGGGCTACGCCGTCGAACCGCGCCCGGACGGAGCGCGCGGCTTCGACGTGGGCGGACCGCCGGGGCGCAAGGCGGTGTTCCTGGGAGACCTCGTGGACCGGGGCCCCGGGGTGACGGACGTGCTGCGGCTGGTGATGGGGATGGTGTCGTCGGGGCAGGCGCTGTGCGTGCCGGGCAATCATGAAATCAAGTTGCTCAAGAAGCTGCGTGGCAAGGACGTGCGGGTAGGGCGCGGGCTCGCGGTGACGCTGGAGCAGCTGGAGCGCGAGCCGCCGGACTTCGCTCGGGAGGTGGCGGACTTCATCGAGCACAGGCCCACGCACTGCGTGCTGGACGGAGGCCGGCTGGTGGTGGCGCACGCGGGCCTCAAGGAGCGGATGCATGGCCGCGACAGCCCCGAGGCGCGCGACTTCGCGCTCTACGGTGAGACGACGGGCGAAGCGGACGCCTATGGCCTGCCGGTGCGCGCCGACTGGGCGGAGCACTACCGGGGACAGGCGATGGTCGTGTACGGCCACACCTCCGTGACGGAGGCGGAGTGGGTCCACGACACGCTCTGTCTGGACACCGGCTGCGTGTTCGGAGGGAAGCTGACCGCGCTTCGCTACCCGGAGCGGCAGCTCGTCTCCGTGCCCGCGCGGCGCGTGTACTGGGAATCACGGAAGCACGACGCGCCGTGATTCAGGCCTCCAGGCTCCGCCGCGCCCGGGTGTCGGCGGGGGCGCCGCGGGCCATCCTCTCGGGTGGGAACACGAGCACCGGCGGTGCGTTCCGCGGACACCCCGCTGTCACTCCCAGAACATGAAAACTCGTGAAACCCAACGGGTCCCATCTCCTTCGGGGTGGGAAAGGTGCATGCGCCTCCAGACGGGCTTAGCGTGTCGTCCTCATGTCCCTCCGCAAGGACTTCATCGAGCGCGCCATCGAGCAGTTCGTGGCGGCCATCTCCAGCGTCCTCAAGGCCCGGAAGGAGAAGCGGTACGGGGACGCGCGCACCCTCATCCGGGAGACGGCCCTCACCGTGCTGGGCATGGAGTACGGCACGCTCATCCTCGCGGACGCCGAGTCCACCTCGCGGCTGCTGGGCACCGCGTCGCGTGTGCGGATGCTCGCGAAGCTGGTGCGCGAGGACGGTGAGCTGATGCGCGAGCAGGGCGACCCGCTCACCGCCGACTCCCGCTTCCTGCTGTCGCTGGAGCTGTACCTGGAGGCCATCTGCATGGGCCTCAACCCCGACACGGACGACGCCACCGCCATCGCGGAGCTGCGCGCCACCACCGACACCGCCGCCCTGTCGGAGCGGCACCAGCGGATGCTCTCGCAGGCCTGACGGGCCGCGGCGCGCACGTTGACGCACCCGGGCGGGTGAACGCACCCCTCGCGCATCGGTCGGCTTTGCGACACAGCAACATGGGGAGATCCATCGCTTCCGATCAGGCGAGGACACCGTCGCATCCGCCCGGCTTGCCCTGCCTTCCGGGTTTGCGTCTATCCTTGCCGTCCATTTGTCACGCAACACCGGGGGGGTGCGCGTGTCCTTTGTTCGGTTTCCCGAGAGCGTGGTCTCTTGTCGCAATCTCGTGGGTGGAGAGTGGGTCTCTCCCAGCGGGGTGGCGGCGCAAGAGGTTCGCAGTCCGTATACGGGCGCGGTCATCGGCCAGGTGCCGCTGACGACCGCCGCCGGCGTCGCCGAGGCGGTGGAGGCCGCGAAGGCCGCGGCCCAGGGGTGGCGAAGCGCTCCGCTGCGCGAGCGCACCCACTTCCTGCACCGCTTCCGCGCGCTGCTGGAGACGCACCTGGAGCGGCTCGCGCACCTGGCCGCCAGTGAGTCCGGCAAGACGGTGGCGGAGGGCCGCGCGGGCCTGCTCAAGGGGATGGAGGTCTGTGATTTCGCCCTGTCGCTCCAGAACCTGGATGGCGGCGCGCACCTGGAGGTGAGCCGGGGCGTCACCTGTGAATACCGCCGCGAGCCGCTGGGCGTCGTCGCCGGCGTCACCCCGTTCAACTTCCCCGCGATGGTGCCCCTGTGGATGTTCCCCATCGCCGTCACGGTGGGCAACGCCTTCATCCTCAAGCCGTCGGAGAAGGTGCCGCTGACCGCGACCGCGCTGGGCGAGCTGATGGTGGAGGCGGGCTACCCGCCCGGGGTCTTCTCCATCGTGCACGGCGCGAAGGACGCCGTGGAGGCGTTGGTGGCGCACCCGGACGTGAAGGGGCTGGCCTTCGTGGGCTCGTCCCCGGTGGCGCGGCACCTGTACGTGGAGGGCAGCCGCCACGGCAAGCGCGTGCTGGCGCTGGGCAGCGCGAAGAACCACCTCATCGTCGTGCCGGACGCGGATCCGGACCTCACGCCGCAGGCGGTGGTGGACTCGTTCACCGGCTGCGCGGGCCAGCGCTGCATGGCGGCCAGCGTGATGCTCGCCGTGGGGGACGTGCAGCCGCTGGTGGATGACATCGTCCGGCGCGCGGCGCGGCTGGAGCTGGGGCCGGGCATGGGCGCGCTCATCGACCGGGGCGCGGTGAGCCGGCTGGAGACGGCCATCGCCAAGGCGCAGGCGGACGGCGCGCGCGTGCTGCTGGATGGCCGCGGCAGGCGCCCCGTGGGCGACCCGTACGCGAACGGCCACTGGATGGGGCCCACCGTGCTGGACGGCGTGCAGCCGGAGATGGAGGCCGCGCGGCGCGAGCTGTTCGGCCCGGTGCTGTCCATCGTCCGGGTGCCCACGCTGTCGGTGGCGCTCGCGGTGGAGAACGCGTCGCCCTACGGCAACGCGGCGTCCGTCTTCACCACCCGCGGCGCGGTGGCGCAGACCGTGGTGGAGGGCGCGAAGGCCGGCATGGTGGGCGTCAACGTGGGCGTGCCGGTGCCGCGCGAGCCCTTCTCCTTCGGCGGGACGGGCGAGTCGAAGTTCGGCCACGGCGACATCACCGGTCCGTCCAGCCTCGACTTCTGGAGCCAGCTCAAGAAGGTGACGCGCAAGTGGTCCGCGCGCACCGACGGCTCCTGGATGAGTTGACGCCCGCTGAACGCGGCGATCCACCCATCCCCACTCCCTTCAATACCCATCCATCCATTTCGCGCCCCAGAGGAGGGTGCACCCATGTCTGACAAGAAGCCCATCAATCACATTCGTCTGACTTCACATCCGGATGGGCAGGTGCCGGGAGCGCCGCTGCGCTGGGGGGAGTCGGAGCCGCTGCGCCGGGGACCGGTGGTGGCCACGCTGTCCGACCCCGCGAACCGCAATGTCATTGGCACGCACTCCGGCGCGTACGCCATCTACCGCGCGCTGGCGGTGTCCGCGGGCAAGCTGCCACAGGACCACAAGGCGGACCTGACCAACACGTCGCCCGCGGCGCAGGTGGGCCCGCATCCGTCGTGGAGCGACCCCAAGCGCATCGTGTCGTTGGACCCGTGGGGCGCGGTGGCGTCCCAGGTGTTCCGCGCCTACGCGGAGCAGGGCGTGGACTACCGGCCCACCATCGCCGTCACCCGCGCCCACATCAACATGCCGGAGGTGCGCGACGCGATGCTCGCCGGGCGCCTCAAGGTGGACGGCGACCTGGTGGCGGCCAACGGGGACATCAAGGTCGTGAAGGCCGCGGTGGAGCCCGTCTGGTACCTGCCCGGCATCGCGGAGCGCTTCGGCCTCACGGAGAGCGCGCTGCGCCGGGGCCTCTTCGAGCACACCGGTGGCATGTACCCGGAGCTCATCACCCGCCCGGACCTGCACGTGTTCCTGCCGCCCATCGGCGGCCTGTCGCTGTATGTGTTTGGAAACATCGCGTCGCTGGCGGACCGGGACGTGCCGCTGGCGGCGCGCGTGCATGACGAGTGCAACGGCTCCGACGTCTTCGGCAGCGACATCTGCACGTGCCGGCCCTACCTGGTGCACGGCATCGAGGAGTGCGTGCGGATGGCGCAGCAGGGCGGGGTGGGGCTCATCGTGTATCACCGCAAGGAGGGCCGGGCGCTGGGCGAGGTGACCAAGTTCCTGGTCTACAACGCGCGCAAGCGGCAGGAGGGCGGCGACTCCGCGGCCACGTACTTCCACCGCACGGAGTGCGTGGCGGGCGTGCAGGACATGCGCTTCCAGGAGCTGATGCCGGACGTGCTGCACTGGCTGGGCATCACGCGCATCCACCGCTTCGTCTCCATGAGCGACATGAAGCACGACGCCATCGTGCGCTCGGGCATTGAAATCCTGGAGCGGGTCCCCATCCCGGACGGGCTGATCCCCGCGGACGCGAAGGTGGAGATGGAGGCGAAGAAGGCGGCGGGCTACTTCACGCGCGGGCCGGTGGCGGACGCGGGGACGCTGGCGCAGGTGAAGGGGAGGGACCTCGATGCTTGACGTGATCCGCGTGCAGGAGCTGTCCCCCACGGTGGCGTGGCTGCGCAGCCCGGCGGCCATCCGCGAGCGGTGTCACCAGGTGCTGGACCTGGGGCTCGCCGGGCGCCTGGAGTACTTCCGGGTGGAGCCGTCCCGGCTGCCGACGGTGGTGGACCGGGTGCTGGCGGTGACGCACGAGGCGTACCCCCGGCTGGACATCCCGGTGCACAGCCGCTGGCGCCACTTCGACGCGGGCGGGGTGCCCAGGCTCGCGCAGCTGGAGGCGCGGCTGGCCCCGCTGCCGCCGGAGGAGCGCGCCCGGGCCAAGGTGGACCTGGGCGTGGTGAGCGTGCTGCTGGACGCGGGCAGCGGGCCCTCCTGGCGCTACCAGGAGCCCGGGGGCGCCACGTACGTGCGCTCGGAGGGGCTGGCGGTGGCGTCGCTGCGGATGTTCATGGCGGGGGGCTTCTCGTCGGATCCAGACCGGCCCCTGCGCGCGGACGCGGAGGCGCTGGGCCGGATGACGCGCGAGCAGCTGGAGCGCGGCTTCCAGGTGTCCGAGTCCAACCCGCTCCTGGGCGTGGAGGGCCGGCTGCACCTGCTGCAGGCGCTGTCGCGCGTGCTGCCCCGGCCCGGGTCCATGTTCGACATGCTGGCCGCGCACCGGCGGAGCGTGCGGGCGGCGGAGGTGTTGGGCACGGTGCTAGACGTGCTGGGCCCCATCTGGCCGGGGCGCATCAGCGTGGATGGCATCAACCTGGGGGACGTGTGGCCGCACCCGGCGCTGGGGCCGCCCGACAGCGCGGACGCGCTGG
This portion of the Corallococcus silvisoli genome encodes:
- a CDS encoding GNAT family N-acetyltransferase, which gives rise to MSTDVVKRAVIREARPEDDKAIGDLLVDAYMTQYAKKLPEVVYSEERKAFLRDVASRREVCTILVAEVDGEVAGTVALYPPGAPGSEAWLPQTADLRALATSVRFHGQGLAQPLLAETEVLAKRWGMDAISLHVRRGATGVARMYQGRGYQRTPAGDLERPEVFLEAFVLPLK
- a CDS encoding AAA family ATPase, whose amino-acid sequence is MKIPIPEQSLVLLIGPSGAGKSTLARAHFPPEDVRSGASNDPALFEDVARRLARGACTVIDGVPLSAESRRRYVTLAREHHVPLVAVVLDTPEALCLERNRSRAGAASSPRALRNQVQQLQSALKGLAKEGLRHVHVLTPEAVDTVAFERRPVPGHLHDERGPFDIIGDIHGCFDELKDLLTKLGYAVEPRPDGARGFDVGGPPGRKAVFLGDLVDRGPGVTDVLRLVMGMVSSGQALCVPGNHEIKLLKKLRGKDVRVGRGLAVTLEQLEREPPDFAREVADFIEHRPTHCVLDGGRLVVAHAGLKERMHGRDSPEARDFALYGETTGEADAYGLPVRADWAEHYRGQAMVVYGHTSVTEAEWVHDTLCLDTGCVFGGKLTALRYPERQLVSVPARRVYWESRKHDAP
- the mmsA gene encoding CoA-acylating methylmalonate-semialdehyde dehydrogenase; protein product: MSFVRFPESVVSCRNLVGGEWVSPSGVAAQEVRSPYTGAVIGQVPLTTAAGVAEAVEAAKAAAQGWRSAPLRERTHFLHRFRALLETHLERLAHLAASESGKTVAEGRAGLLKGMEVCDFALSLQNLDGGAHLEVSRGVTCEYRREPLGVVAGVTPFNFPAMVPLWMFPIAVTVGNAFILKPSEKVPLTATALGELMVEAGYPPGVFSIVHGAKDAVEALVAHPDVKGLAFVGSSPVARHLYVEGSRHGKRVLALGSAKNHLIVVPDADPDLTPQAVVDSFTGCAGQRCMAASVMLAVGDVQPLVDDIVRRAARLELGPGMGALIDRGAVSRLETAIAKAQADGARVLLDGRGRRPVGDPYANGHWMGPTVLDGVQPEMEAARRELFGPVLSIVRVPTLSVALAVENASPYGNAASVFTTRGAVAQTVVEGAKAGMVGVNVGVPVPREPFSFGGTGESKFGHGDITGPSSLDFWSQLKKVTRKWSARTDGSWMS
- a CDS encoding GTP cyclohydrolase II, with the protein product MSDKKPINHIRLTSHPDGQVPGAPLRWGESEPLRRGPVVATLSDPANRNVIGTHSGAYAIYRALAVSAGKLPQDHKADLTNTSPAAQVGPHPSWSDPKRIVSLDPWGAVASQVFRAYAEQGVDYRPTIAVTRAHINMPEVRDAMLAGRLKVDGDLVAANGDIKVVKAAVEPVWYLPGIAERFGLTESALRRGLFEHTGGMYPELITRPDLHVFLPPIGGLSLYVFGNIASLADRDVPLAARVHDECNGSDVFGSDICTCRPYLVHGIEECVRMAQQGGVGLIVYHRKEGRALGEVTKFLVYNARKRQEGGDSAATYFHRTECVAGVQDMRFQELMPDVLHWLGITRIHRFVSMSDMKHDAIVRSGIEILERVPIPDGLIPADAKVEMEAKKAAGYFTRGPVADAGTLAQVKGRDLDA
- a CDS encoding URC4/urg3 family protein, producing MLDVIRVQELSPTVAWLRSPAAIRERCHQVLDLGLAGRLEYFRVEPSRLPTVVDRVLAVTHEAYPRLDIPVHSRWRHFDAGGVPRLAQLEARLAPLPPEERARAKVDLGVVSVLLDAGSGPSWRYQEPGGATYVRSEGLAVASLRMFMAGGFSSDPDRPLRADAEALGRMTREQLERGFQVSESNPLLGVEGRLHLLQALSRVLPRPGSMFDMLAAHRRSVRAAEVLGTVLDVLGPIWPGRISVDGINLGDVWPHPALGPPDSADALVPFHKLSQWLAYSLVEPLAEAGVTVTELDALTGLPEYRNGGLFVDLGVLVPQDPRLATEVFSAGDAPIVEWRALTVALLDRVAALVRGRLELSAEELPLAKVLQGGTWTAGRRVAAELRPGGVPPIRVRSDGTVF